GACAGTCTTTGGTCGGATATTGTGGTGCTGGGGGCGGATCCTCAGTGGTGGTTGTGGGGAAGTCACCCGATTGAAGTTTTGAACCACGAAAAGGTGAAAATTGAAGCGGCAAGTCATGATTTGTTGGTCAAATACGATGCGCCTGTGGTGGCGGTTCGTTTTGATTGGGAGGAAGGGCATGTTTTCCATGCGATTGGTCACTTTTGGGCAAAAAATAGCCATGCGCCAACGGTTCGGCATACGGGACCTTCAAGGGATTTTTTGAAGGCAGGGATGAAACTGAGTGTGGATGGCATTGCACAAGTGGCTTCGGCTGCAAAGTTTGACTTGGATGAGGTGAATTTCGCCAATGTGCAAAGTGCAGCTACGGCTACAGAGTTGATGGCGCAGTTGTGTGTATTGGCAACAAAAGATAAGGTGAAATTGCAGGGAAAAGTGGGCTTGTTGGACACGGTAAAGGATTGGATAACGAGCTGATAATCTTTAATAATGAATAAATATTTCAACCCTTTCAAGGAACAATCTTTGAAGGGGTCTTATTTTTTTAAATGTGCTTTTTGCAGCACTATTTTCATTCTTCGTCTGTGACTGCTCCCGCCACTAACCTAACGGTATAGTGGGGGCATCATAGGCATATAGCCCTAAACTCTCCAGTCCGAGAGTCAATATGTTTATGGCTGCATTGTGGTCACGGTTTGCCGTAAAACCACACTCATTGCAGCTATGTGTTCTAACTGATAAGGCTTTCTTTACTGTTGCGCCACAACCACTACACTTCTGACTTGTGTACTGTGGCGCAATAGCTACGACTACCTTTCCAAGTTCCTTAGCCTTATTTTCCAAGATTACACGAAAGGAGTACCAACCTGCATTTGCAATAGATTTACTAAGTCCCGATTTCGCTTTTCTGCCGTTGCGAGTAAAATTACCTTCTTCGTCTTGCTTAGGCTTGGCTTTGCGAATCATGTTTTTAATAGCCAAATCTTCAATAGCTATCAAATCATAGTGTTTTAACAACCAATTCGCTACTTGATGATGAAACTCTTGCCGTTGCATTTTGACACGGTAATGCGCTTTCTGAACCGCTTTAAGTAGTTTGTAATATCTTGCGCTTCGTTTCTTAGCCTTGGATAACTTGCGCTGCACCTTAGCCAAATGCTTTTCTCGTTTTCGGTAAAACTTGGGTAGTGGTTCTGATAAACCGCCACTGGTATAAACAAAATCATTCAAACCCATGTCTATTCCTACTGAATGTGTTAGCAAGTCCTGTTTAGGCACTTCTTTAACAGCTTTTTCAAACTGAAAGGTGAAACAGGTAAACCACTTGCATCCATCCTTGATGATGGACATGGTTTTCACGACTGCTCCTTTGGGGAGTTCTCGGTGCCGTTTTATTTTGACAAAGCCTATTTTTGGAACAGGGATATGGTTATTCGCTTTTTCTTTACCGATTTTGCGATTCATGGTAGAAAAGTAACTTGGCATATTTCTGCCGTAATCGGTATAGTTCAAGCTATTCCACTGTCCTTTTTTCTTGTATTTAGGAAATCCTGTATCGGTGTTTCCCTCTTTCTTGGATTTAAAAAATGTAATGAGTGCTTTGTGTAGTCTTCTATTGGCGTCTTGCAGCACCATGGAATAAACATTCTTAAACCACGGCTTTTCTTCCTTTAGTTTAGGCAGTAGGTTTTGTTGTTCAATCATCGAAGGAAAGGTTTTGCTATCCTTGTACTGCTTCATCATTCCGCCTAAATGCCAATTCCAAACATACCGACTCATATTCATGTGGTTAGTCATCCTACTTTCTTGTTTTTGGGTAGGATAAATTCGGTATTTGTATGTTTTGGTGATTAGCATAAGATGGTGTAAATTTACATAAAATAGATGTTATTAAAAAATACATCCAATCACAAGGTCAATAATGACGTAGCTAAATTCCTCCCTCCACTAACCTTCGGTATAGTGGGGGAATCCTTTAGCTGTTTTGTTGAATTAATCATAAAAATACCTGGATGGGCTTCTTGAATAGAATAGGTGGTATCAGGCGTTTTCCAATGGATTTCTTTCATTTCCCATGAACCCATCAATGGATGGACTTGTTCTTTCGCTTTTGTAGAAAGTTCTGAAGTAGTTGGTATTGGAGTTTGATTGGTTTCGCTACAAGATGTTATCCAAAATGTGAGTATTAGGAGAAATACAGGTAAAATAGTGCGAGGCATTTGTATGTTGACTTTTGGTTAAAATACAATAGTATTCCTGTTAAAGAGAGGTGCTTTAAACTGCACTTAGTTGCAAGTAGGACTATTTTTTCTACATTAATTTGCGAATTATCAACACAAATGAAAAAAAAAACTACAATCATTCCTTAAACCACTTCTCCACTACCCTTTCCGCCATTTTACCATTTGGCGCAAATTCTGTTTTATCTTCCTGACTATGTGACAGATACGAAGGCCATTTCCACCACAAAATACCTCGACACCATTCCCTATTCTGCAATGCCTCCATGACTACTTGATAGCATCGGTGTTGATCTTCTTCCATATAGTTCGGTTTATCTCCCCATTCGTAGTGATGCGGATTGATCCAAGGTTTTTCGATACTTCTGAATCCAATTTCGGTGAAAGCCACCTTTTTATCGTATTTTTTGGCGACCGCTTCTATCCTACTCAAAGCCGTTTCAAAACCCTTTTGAAGTTCCTGTTTGCTCGGATTTTCTTGTTTGCTCAAAGGGTAATAACAATTGATGCCAAT
The Chitinophagales bacterium genome window above contains:
- a CDS encoding transposase, which gives rise to MLITKTYKYRIYPTQKQESRMTNHMNMSRYVWNWHLGGMMKQYKDSKTFPSMIEQQNLLPKLKEEKPWFKNVYSMVLQDANRRLHKALITFFKSKKEGNTDTGFPKYKKKGQWNSLNYTDYGRNMPSYFSTMNRKIGKEKANNHIPVPKIGFVKIKRHRELPKGAVVKTMSIIKDGCKWFTCFTFQFEKAVKEVPKQDLLTHSVGIDMGLNDFVYTSGGLSEPLPKFYRKREKHLAKVQRKLSKAKKRSARYYKLLKAVQKAHYRVKMQRQEFHHQVANWLLKHYDLIAIEDLAIKNMIRKAKPKQDEEGNFTRNGRKAKSGLSKSIANAGWYSFRVILENKAKELGKVVVAIAPQYTSQKCSGCGATVKKALSVRTHSCNECGFTANRDHNAAINILTLGLESLGLYAYDAPTIPLG